ACAAAAATAGTTCACGTAAAGAAAGTTACAAAAGGAACGAAAATTAGTTATGGAGCAACATATGAAGCAAAAGAAGATGAATGGATTGGAACTTTGCCAATTGGTTATGCTGATGGATGGATAAGAAAGTTAAAAGATGCAGAAGTGATTATTCAAAATAAGCGTGTACCTTTAGTAGGTCGGATCTGTATGGACCAATGTATGGTCAAGCTTCCATATGAAATACCTGTAGGAACAAACGTTACGTTAATTGGTAAGCAGAATCATGAGGAAATCACGATAGATGAGATAGCAAAGCGTCTTGATACAATAAATTATGAGGTGCCATGTACAATTACTTCACGAGTTCCCCGTATGTATATAAAAGATGAGTGTATAATTGAAGTGAGTAATCCTCTTTTATGAAATATGCCCAACGAATAGAAACTTTTCAAATGTCATCAAAAAAATGAATAATAAACCTTTACATGACCATAATAGAGAAGGGTAAATTTTCAGTTTGGTGTCTCTGGTATTTTCTCTATTGTTAAATAAATTTGTGATAAAAGAGTAAAACAGTCATATAGTCATTAGAGTGAGCCTTCAAAAATCGAAAAGTAGTATGTATTTATGCCTAAAAGACTTTACAAATGCCGCTTTCTAATGAAAATACTTTGCATCTTAGAAAGTAAATGTTATTATTAAATTTGGAATGAATATAATAGGATGGTAAGTTTGGTGGAGGTGTATGTTTGTGTCTGAATCCAGCGCAACAACAGAAATTTTAATTCAGTTACCTCAAGCATTAGTATCAGAATTGGATGTATTGGTAAAACAAGAGAACGGGAACAGAAACGAGCTTATTTATCAAGCGACAAAAATGTATATTCGTGAGCGGAAAAAGCGCCAAATTCGTGAGTCTATGAGACGCGGTTACATGGAAATGGCAAAAATCAATTTGAATATTGCATCTGAAGCATTTTTGGCAGAATCTGAGGCTGACCATACCGTTGAACGCTTAGTCAGCGGGGTTAATCATTTGATTGTTAAACGAGGCGACGTTTATTTTGCCGATCTTTCTCCAGTTGTAGGTTCAGAGCAAGGTGGCGTGCGTCCTGTATTAATTATTCAAAACGATATTGGGAACCGCTTTAGTCCTACAGTTATTATAGCGGCAATTACAGCCCAAATTCAAAAAGCAAAATTGCCAACTCATGTTGAGATTGATGCTAAGCGTTACGGGTTTGAAAGGGATTCGGTTATCCTGCTTGAACAGATTCGAACGATTGATAAACAAAGGCTTACTGATAAAATTACCCATCTTGATGATGAGATGATGGATAAAGTTGATGAAGCCTTACAAATAAGCTTAGGACTTATCGATTTTTAAATATCCTTATACAATAGAATATATGATTTAAAAACTAAAAAGGTTGCCCGAAAAGCATCCTTTTTTATTTTTTTGACTTTGTTAAAACACGATTATAGATGATTGGTGACAGAAGACTCTTTGTTTGAAATAACAATTGTTTAACAAAGTCTTTATTTTTTGTTTTGAAGGTTCTTTTGTATACGATTTTATCGTATCTATGTATACATGTTTGTCTTACTAATGGGAAATTCCTATAGCACTTAAAAGAGTATTCTGTATAGTGCTTTTTTTTGTCCAAAGAAATCTGTATAATTAAAGCGATGACATTGACCGTGAATTTTAAGGAGGAGTAACAGAACGATGAGTCAAGATTCTAATCCATTTTTGACATTTATTCAAATAAATAGAGAAGAACTGATTATAAAATGGGAAGAAAAAATGAAGAACGTGGATGACCAGAAGGTATCAAACGTTATTTCTGATCAAGTATATACAAACATTTGCAATGAATATATCAATATACTAT
This Metabacillus endolithicus DNA region includes the following protein-coding sequences:
- the ndoA gene encoding type II toxin-antitoxin system endoribonuclease NdoA encodes the protein MIVKRGDVYFADLSPVVGSEQGGVRPVLIIQNDIGNRFSPTVIIAAITAQIQKAKLPTHVEIDAKRYGFERDSVILLEQIRTIDKQRLTDKITHLDDEMMDKVDEALQISLGLIDF